The following coding sequences lie in one Sulfitobacter sp. D7 genomic window:
- a CDS encoding acyl-CoA dehydrogenase family protein, whose translation MFKTEEQIMACDSLRRFLDDQIEPEYLKVKDAPFEKEVIQGFMTRLAEFGLTSAPHPEEAGGMGLDWTTHLMLFEEVGVTAIDIALPILINVVAGEILLKLGSDEIRKKYIGPLLAGEITASMGISEPNVGSDVAAVKTRARRDGDDWVINGEKTWITNGRFSDFLICTCATDEGLTHILVDRKEHGYETRDIKKMGLNAQSTAQIFLDDVRVPIANTIGEVGRGLQQTLVVFERARVHMAMWGISLARRALEESIRYAQERNQHGKQIAGHQLIADKIAVMATEIDAARLLTLRAAGMIDRGERCDKECAMAKWYGTEIAVNATRQAVQIHGGNGVTTDFIVERLAREAIIGPIPDGTTEIQKLLIARTLTGVQAFK comes from the coding sequence ATGTTCAAAACCGAAGAGCAGATAATGGCTTGCGATTCCTTGCGCCGGTTTCTGGATGACCAGATCGAACCGGAATACCTGAAGGTTAAGGATGCGCCGTTCGAAAAAGAAGTCATTCAGGGTTTCATGACGCGACTTGCCGAGTTCGGTCTGACATCGGCCCCGCATCCCGAAGAAGCGGGCGGTATGGGGCTGGATTGGACCACCCACCTGATGCTGTTCGAAGAGGTTGGTGTTACGGCAATAGATATCGCGCTGCCCATTCTGATCAACGTGGTGGCAGGTGAGATTCTGCTGAAGCTCGGGTCTGATGAGATTCGCAAAAAATATATCGGTCCGTTGCTTGCCGGTGAAATTACCGCGTCGATGGGCATATCGGAACCAAATGTCGGGTCCGATGTGGCCGCTGTCAAAACCCGAGCGCGGCGGGACGGCGATGACTGGGTGATCAATGGCGAAAAGACCTGGATCACCAATGGTCGCTTTTCGGATTTCCTGATATGCACCTGCGCCACCGATGAGGGCCTGACCCATATTCTAGTGGATCGCAAAGAGCATGGCTATGAAACCCGCGACATCAAAAAAATGGGTCTGAACGCACAATCCACGGCACAGATCTTTCTTGATGACGTGCGTGTGCCGATTGCAAACACGATAGGCGAGGTCGGCCGCGGCTTGCAGCAAACGCTTGTGGTGTTTGAACGGGCGCGCGTTCACATGGCCATGTGGGGAATCTCCCTGGCACGGCGCGCGTTGGAAGAGTCGATCAGATATGCGCAGGAACGCAACCAGCACGGCAAGCAGATAGCGGGTCACCAGCTCATCGCAGACAAGATCGCCGTAATGGCCACAGAGATTGATGCTGCGCGGCTTTTGACCCTCCGTGCCGCTGGCATGATCGACCGCGGCGAACGCTGCGACAAGGAATGTGCCATGGCCAAATGGTACGGCACGGAAATCGCAGTGAACGCAACGCGCCAAGCAGTGCAGATCCACGGTGGCAATGGTGTCACCACCGATTTTATCGTCGAACGGCTGGCGCGCGAGGCCATTATCGGGCCGATCCCGGACGGGACTACAGAAATACAAAAATTGCTGATCGCACGGACGCTTACCGGCGTGCAGGCATTCAAATAG
- a CDS encoding thiolase family protein — MTKIYIAGVAMTKMGRLDGATVKSLTCEAVDGAMADAGIGKDDIQAAYYANTTQRHLEAQLMIPGQITLREMGFEGIPMVNVENACASGSTALNLAAQFLKAGEGDVALAVGAEKMWTGDKAKMFSFFDGAWDVSTVEENTEKLMALGKGIDVPNDTTSDKPFSVFMAIYGAFGLAHMRTFGTTQKQIAAIAAKNHMHSVENEKAQFRAPYTVDEILSAPPITYPLTLPMCAPMSDGGAAAVLMTEAGLKKFGISRDRAIEVRASVIQTGSNRAPEDYENHLTAIAARRAYEIAGIGPQDVSVAEVHDATAVGELIQIENLGLFPFGEGGAASERGDTSIGGRVPVNPSGGLECKGHPIGATGLGQVYELVSQLRGECGPRQVEGARIAIAENGGGLIGIEEAVASILILGR, encoded by the coding sequence ATGACAAAAATTTACATTGCCGGGGTCGCGATGACCAAAATGGGACGCCTCGACGGGGCAACGGTAAAGTCGCTGACCTGCGAGGCTGTCGATGGCGCGATGGCGGACGCCGGCATTGGCAAGGATGACATTCAGGCTGCCTACTACGCGAACACAACACAGCGACATCTTGAGGCGCAGTTGATGATCCCGGGCCAGATCACCCTGCGCGAGATGGGATTTGAGGGCATCCCGATGGTAAACGTCGAAAATGCATGTGCCAGCGGGTCAACCGCGTTGAACCTTGCGGCTCAATTTCTCAAAGCAGGCGAGGGTGACGTGGCTTTGGCCGTTGGGGCCGAAAAAATGTGGACAGGTGACAAAGCTAAGATGTTCAGCTTTTTCGATGGCGCGTGGGATGTGTCCACCGTTGAGGAAAATACCGAAAAACTGATGGCGCTGGGCAAAGGCATCGACGTGCCGAATGACACCACTTCGGACAAGCCGTTTTCAGTCTTTATGGCGATTTACGGAGCGTTCGGGCTGGCGCATATGCGCACGTTCGGCACGACCCAAAAACAGATTGCTGCGATTGCAGCAAAGAACCACATGCATTCGGTTGAAAATGAAAAGGCGCAATTCCGCGCGCCTTATACCGTTGACGAAATATTAAGCGCACCACCGATCACTTATCCTTTGACCCTGCCAATGTGCGCCCCGATGAGCGATGGCGGTGCCGCTGCGGTTCTGATGACCGAGGCCGGATTGAAAAAGTTCGGGATCAGCCGGGATCGTGCCATCGAAGTGCGCGCCAGCGTGATCCAGACCGGATCAAACCGCGCGCCGGAGGATTATGAGAACCACCTGACCGCGATTGCGGCACGGCGGGCATATGAAATCGCCGGTATCGGTCCCCAAGACGTATCAGTTGCCGAAGTGCATGACGCAACAGCGGTGGGTGAGTTGATCCAGATCGAAAACCTTGGGCTGTTCCCATTTGGCGAAGGGGGTGCTGCATCCGAGCGCGGTGACACCTCCATCGGCGGGCGGGTGCCGGTGAACCCGTCGGGCGGGCTGGAATGCAAAGGCCACCCGATTGGCGCGACTGGGTTGGGCCAGGTTTACGAACTGGTATCGCAACTGCGCGGTGAATGTGGACCTAGACAGGTCGAAGGTGCGCGGATCGCCATCGCGGAAAATGGCGGCGGTTTGATCGGTATCGAAGAGGCCGTGGCCTCCATCCTTATTCTCGGGCGCTAG
- a CDS encoding enoyl-CoA hydratase/isomerase family protein, which yields MTQANVLVEYRGPVAWLTLNRANSLNALSVDLIGELRAAIREIAVAKQVRAIVLTAAGRAFCAGANLKEVLAGLDDADTQKGDFLDAIGATFQALRDLPKPVIGGLNGITVAGGLELAMCCDVLIAGESARIGDAHSNFGVFPGAGGAAVLPCRIGLANAKYLLFSGQSLPARELMRMGLVQEVVGDDALEARLHEFSQLLATKSPLVLSQMKRVANASIEMTQVEALKQELAVLREHLKSNDAAEGLAAFGEKRKPVFTGT from the coding sequence ATGACTCAAGCGAATGTACTGGTCGAATACCGTGGTCCGGTTGCGTGGCTGACGTTGAACAGGGCCAACAGTCTTAATGCACTTTCTGTCGACCTCATTGGGGAACTGCGCGCCGCGATAAGAGAGATCGCTGTGGCAAAACAGGTGCGCGCAATTGTGCTGACGGCTGCGGGGCGTGCGTTTTGCGCCGGTGCCAATCTGAAGGAAGTCCTCGCTGGTCTGGATGATGCCGATACGCAAAAGGGTGATTTTCTTGACGCTATCGGCGCGACGTTTCAAGCGCTGCGTGATTTGCCGAAACCGGTGATCGGCGGGCTGAATGGCATTACCGTTGCGGGCGGGCTGGAACTCGCGATGTGTTGCGATGTGCTGATTGCGGGCGAGAGCGCCAGAATTGGCGATGCTCATTCGAATTTTGGTGTGTTCCCTGGCGCAGGCGGCGCTGCTGTCTTGCCGTGCCGGATCGGACTCGCAAACGCGAAATACCTCTTGTTTTCGGGCCAAAGTCTACCAGCGCGCGAATTGATGCGCATGGGGCTGGTGCAGGAAGTGGTTGGTGATGACGCGCTTGAAGCGCGGCTGCACGAGTTCAGCCAGTTGCTGGCGACCAAAAGCCCGCTGGTCCTGTCGCAGATGAAGCGGGTAGCCAATGCATCCATCGAAATGACGCAGGTGGAGGCGCTGAAACAGGAACTTGCCGTGCTGCGCGAACATCTGAAATCCAACGATGCGGCCGAAGGACTTGCCGCATTCGGTGAAAAACGAAAGCCGGTTTTCACCGGCACATGA
- a CDS encoding SDR family NAD(P)-dependent oxidoreductase encodes MTKPPMRDRDDFGVALVTGAGSGIGQGIALRLAELGARVVVTDIAETGIADTVKQIEAAGGTALGQKLDVSDPASVNAAFDETERWDKCVDVLVNNAGIVGINPFLDFPLEDWNRVMAINLTGSMLCAQLAAREMVRQRYGRIINITSVSGIRAGVGRTAYGTSKAALVGLTRQIALEVAAHGVTANAIAPGAITTPLTESTYTEETVARLLPMIPAGYMADPADIAAAVAYLGSPDARYVNGETLVVDGGYVCGGMMQTGSLDLGTKSSS; translated from the coding sequence ATGACAAAACCACCAATGAGAGATCGTGACGATTTCGGCGTGGCACTTGTCACCGGTGCAGGTTCTGGCATCGGACAGGGGATTGCTTTGCGGCTGGCGGAGTTGGGCGCGAGGGTTGTTGTCACTGATATTGCCGAAACAGGCATAGCCGATACGGTCAAGCAGATCGAAGCGGCAGGTGGTACAGCGCTTGGGCAAAAGCTTGATGTGTCGGATCCGGCATCGGTGAATGCGGCATTTGACGAGACGGAACGCTGGGACAAATGCGTGGATGTGCTGGTGAACAATGCGGGTATCGTCGGGATTAATCCGTTCCTCGATTTTCCTTTGGAAGACTGGAACCGCGTTATGGCTATCAACCTGACAGGCAGCATGTTGTGCGCGCAACTTGCTGCGCGTGAAATGGTTCGTCAGCGATATGGCAGGATCATCAATATCACGTCGGTCAGCGGCATCCGCGCAGGGGTCGGGCGCACGGCTTACGGCACGTCCAAGGCGGCCTTGGTGGGGCTGACACGCCAGATTGCGCTTGAAGTTGCGGCGCATGGCGTCACGGCAAACGCGATTGCACCGGGCGCCATTACAACTCCGCTCACCGAAAGCACCTATACCGAAGAAACGGTTGCGCGCCTGTTGCCGATGATTCCGGCGGGTTACATGGCCGACCCTGCGGATATCGCGGCGGCAGTTGCCTATCTGGGCTCGCCTGATGCGCGATATGTGAACGGTGAAACACTGGTCGTTGATGGTGGATATGTCTGTGGCGGCATGATGCAGACTGGCTCGCTGGATCTGGGCACAAAAAGTTCGTCCTGA
- a CDS encoding lipid-transfer protein, translating into MTAIIAGVGMIPFAKPGASAPYDEMGEVAIRLALDDAGIAFEDVQQAYASYVYGDSTSGQRVIYRVGMTGIPIINVNNNCSSGSTALFLARQAVESGVAECVLAVGFEQMAPGALGVVFPDRPSPLAEFDAATDRLIGDVDLPMTLRYFGGAGKAHMERFGTKMETFAKIRAKASRHAANNPLSVFRKEMTTQDVMGAQVIWPGVMTRPMACPPTCGAAAALVVSKGFAEKMGLDTTVQIRAQAMTTDKLLDPETGDMIEVVGARLSRDAARMVYEKAGVGPDDIDVIELHDCFAQNELISYEALGLCAESDGEKLVDDGDNTFGGKYVTNPSGGLLSKGHPLGATGLAQCFELTNQLRGKAENRQVDNARLALQHNVGLGGAAVVTLYERITA; encoded by the coding sequence ATGACTGCCATTATTGCCGGTGTCGGCATGATCCCTTTTGCAAAACCGGGCGCATCGGCACCTTACGACGAGATGGGCGAGGTGGCGATCCGTCTTGCACTGGATGACGCCGGTATCGCGTTCGAAGACGTGCAACAGGCCTATGCCAGCTATGTTTACGGCGACAGCACAAGCGGGCAGCGTGTGATTTACCGCGTGGGCATGACGGGCATCCCGATTATCAACGTGAACAACAATTGTTCGAGCGGTTCAACAGCGCTTTTCCTCGCACGGCAGGCTGTCGAAAGCGGTGTGGCAGAATGTGTGCTGGCGGTGGGTTTTGAACAGATGGCCCCCGGTGCGTTGGGTGTTGTCTTTCCCGATCGCCCGTCACCGCTGGCGGAATTTGATGCCGCCACGGACCGGCTGATAGGGGACGTCGATCTGCCGATGACGCTTCGGTATTTCGGCGGTGCGGGCAAGGCGCATATGGAACGATTTGGTACGAAGATGGAGACATTCGCCAAAATTCGGGCCAAGGCTAGCCGCCATGCCGCGAACAACCCACTCTCGGTTTTCCGCAAGGAGATGACCACGCAGGATGTAATGGGTGCGCAGGTGATCTGGCCCGGTGTAATGACACGGCCAATGGCTTGTCCGCCCACCTGCGGCGCTGCGGCGGCGCTTGTGGTGTCCAAAGGGTTCGCTGAAAAAATGGGCCTTGATACAACTGTACAAATCCGCGCGCAGGCAATGACAACGGATAAACTGCTGGACCCTGAAACCGGCGACATGATCGAAGTGGTTGGCGCCAGGCTGAGCCGTGATGCCGCGCGCATGGTCTATGAAAAGGCGGGCGTGGGTCCTGACGATATCGACGTGATCGAATTGCATGACTGTTTCGCGCAGAACGAATTGATTTCCTACGAGGCCCTGGGGCTATGTGCCGAAAGTGATGGCGAAAAGTTGGTCGATGATGGCGACAACACCTTTGGCGGGAAATACGTCACGAACCCGTCTGGTGGTCTGCTGTCAAAGGGGCATCCACTGGGTGCTACGGGGCTGGCACAGTGTTTTGAGTTGACCAACCAACTGCGTGGAAAGGCAGAGAACCGGCAGGTCGATAATGCGCGGCTTGCCCTCCAGCATAACGTTGGGCTGGGCGGTGCGGCGGTTGTTACACTTTATGAAAGGATTACAGCATGA
- a CDS encoding class I adenylate-forming enzyme family protein: MNIAYILTQSARAYCDRPAVCLGLSTFSTYTQLQDRSAALAAALKQRNLVKGDRVLIFMGNRPEYIEILFAIWTAGCVAVPLNAKLHPNEVTYIHANCDAALAFTDRPEDVEGFSAVIAVGGPEYNAALQASADLQPAHAAQTDPAWIFYTSGTTGRPKGAILTHRNLWTMTTSFLADMCPVTEMSAALHPAPLSHAAGLFMLPFAQRGAANVVPQSGGFDPHEIVTLLHEYPHSSFFVAPTMLTRLTACPALDTAAIENLDLLFCGGAPIYVADLRRAMALLGNRIWIGYGQGEAPCTITYLPPHILSWEIPDSWLGSVGIPRTGVTVCVVDETGTQCPPDVAGEVIVSGDVVMAGYWGNETATASALRDGWLHTGDIGSVDAHGFLTLKDRSKDVIISGGSNIYPREVEEVLLRHSGVVETNVVGREEAEWGEEVIAFVVAEPGVTAQALDRFCLDNIARFKRPKAYCFVLELPKSSYGKILKTELRQMLTDPDTQFEKP, translated from the coding sequence ATGAACATCGCGTACATTTTGACACAGTCCGCGCGCGCCTATTGCGATCGACCTGCCGTCTGCTTGGGGTTGTCGACGTTCAGCACCTACACCCAATTACAGGACCGCAGCGCGGCCTTGGCCGCTGCGCTGAAACAGCGCAATCTGGTAAAAGGTGACCGTGTTCTGATCTTCATGGGCAACCGGCCCGAATATATCGAGATCCTGTTTGCCATCTGGACTGCCGGATGTGTTGCCGTTCCGTTGAATGCCAAACTGCACCCTAACGAAGTGACCTATATCCATGCTAACTGTGATGCCGCACTTGCCTTTACCGACCGGCCGGAAGACGTCGAAGGGTTTTCAGCAGTCATTGCGGTCGGTGGACCGGAATATAATGCGGCGTTACAAGCGTCAGCGGATTTGCAGCCTGCACACGCTGCGCAAACCGATCCAGCATGGATTTTTTATACCAGCGGCACGACGGGCCGCCCGAAAGGGGCGATACTGACCCACCGCAACCTCTGGACCATGACCACGAGTTTTCTGGCCGATATGTGTCCGGTTACGGAAATGTCGGCGGCGCTGCATCCGGCACCGCTGTCTCATGCGGCAGGGCTGTTTATGCTACCGTTTGCGCAGCGGGGCGCGGCGAATGTTGTGCCGCAAAGCGGTGGATTCGATCCGCATGAAATCGTGACGTTGCTGCATGAATATCCCCATTCATCTTTTTTTGTCGCACCCACGATGCTGACGCGTCTGACGGCCTGTCCTGCGCTTGACACGGCGGCCATCGAAAACCTTGATCTGTTGTTCTGCGGCGGTGCGCCGATTTATGTCGCAGACCTGCGCCGGGCGATGGCGCTGTTGGGCAACCGCATCTGGATCGGATACGGACAAGGCGAGGCACCATGTACGATCACTTATCTACCACCGCATATATTGAGCTGGGAAATTCCGGATAGTTGGCTGGGATCCGTCGGCATTCCACGCACCGGCGTCACGGTCTGTGTGGTGGATGAAACAGGCACACAATGCCCCCCAGATGTCGCGGGCGAAGTGATCGTCAGTGGCGATGTGGTGATGGCGGGATACTGGGGCAATGAAACGGCAACGGCGTCAGCCTTGCGGGACGGCTGGCTCCATACCGGCGACATTGGCAGCGTGGACGCCCACGGTTTCCTGACGCTCAAGGACCGGTCCAAGGACGTGATCATTTCTGGCGGGTCAAATATTTATCCGCGCGAGGTCGAAGAGGTGCTGCTGCGTCATTCCGGCGTGGTCGAAACTAATGTTGTTGGCCGCGAGGAGGCCGAATGGGGCGAGGAAGTCATCGCGTTTGTCGTGGCAGAGCCGGGCGTGACCGCACAGGCGCTGGACCGTTTTTGTCTGGATAACATTGCGCGGTTCAAGCGACCCAAGGCCTATTGCTTTGTTCTCGAACTGCCCAAAAGCAGCTACGGCAAAATACTTAAGACAGAGTTGCGCCAGATGCTGACCGACCCCGATACACAATTCGAAAAACCATAA
- a CDS encoding AMP-binding protein, producing the protein MRVIDFFDRGVAINPNVIALEDAKIGRSYGEVQERTYRFANAITAEGYGRDKMAGVYSPNCVSGLEVMLGLFRAGTIWVPVNAKNGVEENAYILDHNDVEILFYHSDLAPALEQLRELCPKIQKFICLDKQDGAAPWLEDWMAAAPSTDPDVPLGPDDLVGILSSGGTTGRPKGIMLTQLNWTTLIANYYASFDAGPDPVHLLITPMTHASGVLAIALMAAGARSVILPGFDAANVLDTIESEGVTHLFLPPTAVYMLLSQPEVAQRSFPSLRFFLYAAAPMAIDKLRQCLKIFGPVMAQCFGQAESPMFCALLTAEDHNVIGDPAREHRLASCGRPALLTPMAIMDDDGNIMPRGEHGEIVVRGNLVMKGYYKNPEATAEVSQFGWHHTGDIGYLDDEGYLYIVDRKKDMIISGGFNVYPSEVEQVIWSHPAVQDCAVIGVPDEKWGEAIKAVIELKPDATVEPEAIIALCKENLGSVKAPKTVDFWDELPRSPVGKVRKKDIRDTFWQGQARRI; encoded by the coding sequence ATGCGTGTGATCGATTTCTTCGACAGGGGTGTCGCAATCAACCCTAACGTGATCGCTTTGGAAGATGCTAAAATCGGCCGGAGTTACGGCGAAGTTCAGGAACGCACATATCGTTTCGCCAATGCCATCACTGCCGAAGGGTACGGACGCGACAAGATGGCCGGCGTTTACAGCCCCAACTGCGTGAGCGGCCTTGAAGTTATGCTGGGCTTGTTTCGTGCCGGCACGATCTGGGTTCCCGTCAATGCCAAGAACGGCGTAGAAGAAAACGCGTATATCCTGGATCATAATGATGTGGAGATTCTGTTTTATCACAGCGATCTTGCACCGGCGCTGGAACAATTGCGTGAACTTTGCCCAAAGATACAAAAATTCATCTGTCTGGATAAACAAGACGGCGCGGCACCATGGCTGGAAGACTGGATGGCCGCGGCCCCTTCAACCGATCCCGATGTGCCGCTTGGCCCTGATGATCTTGTCGGAATTTTATCCTCTGGTGGGACAACGGGGCGGCCCAAGGGGATCATGCTGACGCAGTTGAACTGGACCACGCTAATCGCGAACTATTATGCCAGTTTTGATGCCGGACCTGACCCTGTGCATTTGCTGATCACGCCTATGACCCACGCGTCAGGGGTGCTTGCCATTGCGTTGATGGCCGCTGGTGCGCGCAGCGTCATCCTGCCGGGATTTGATGCCGCCAACGTTCTAGACACAATTGAAAGCGAGGGAGTGACCCATCTGTTCCTGCCGCCGACCGCCGTTTACATGCTGTTGTCGCAACCGGAAGTTGCGCAACGTAGCTTTCCGTCATTGCGGTTCTTTCTTTATGCCGCCGCACCTATGGCCATTGACAAGCTGCGCCAATGCCTGAAGATTTTTGGGCCGGTCATGGCGCAGTGTTTCGGACAAGCAGAATCGCCGATGTTCTGCGCGCTGCTGACGGCAGAGGATCACAATGTTATCGGAGATCCGGCCCGCGAACACCGGCTTGCAAGTTGCGGCAGGCCCGCACTTTTGACACCGATGGCGATCATGGATGATGACGGTAACATTATGCCGCGTGGTGAGCATGGTGAAATTGTTGTGCGCGGAAATCTGGTGATGAAGGGGTATTACAAAAACCCCGAAGCAACCGCAGAGGTTTCCCAGTTCGGTTGGCACCATACCGGCGACATCGGGTATCTGGATGACGAGGGTTACCTTTATATCGTGGACCGCAAGAAAGACATGATCATTTCGGGCGGCTTCAACGTTTATCCCTCGGAAGTCGAGCAGGTGATCTGGTCGCATCCTGCCGTGCAGGATTGCGCGGTGATCGGTGTGCCTGACGAAAAATGGGGTGAAGCGATCAAGGCGGTGATCGAACTCAAACCCGATGCAACGGTGGAACCCGAAGCAATCATTGCATTGTGCAAGGAAAACCTTGGCAGCGTAAAGGCCCCCAAAACGGTTGACTTCTGGGATGAACTGCCGCGCAGCCCCGTTGGGAAAGTGCGCAAAAAGGACATCAGGGATACGTTCTGGCAGGGGCAAGCGCGCAGAATTTAG
- a CDS encoding ABC transporter ATP-binding protein gives MKLLALESCNVTYGKAQALHSVSIEVAQGEVVSLIGRNGAGKSTILKTIIGLKQPVSGRRVWKGDDVTARLPNQLGRLGIGYVPEDRRIFDNLTVHENLRIATVMGRTGAWTETRIFEMFPVLLDRASQAGNTLSGGEQQMLAISRALLTNPELLLLDEPTEGLAPLIVDELVDSMRRINEEGMTLLLVEQNLRVPMKLAHRQYVVDNGTVQWSGTTADLLANREEIEKLISV, from the coding sequence ATGAAGCTGCTTGCGTTGGAAAGCTGCAATGTCACTTATGGCAAGGCGCAGGCGTTGCATAGCGTGTCGATCGAAGTCGCACAGGGCGAAGTTGTTTCGCTGATCGGGCGCAATGGCGCAGGCAAAAGCACCATTCTCAAGACGATCATCGGTTTAAAGCAACCGGTTTCAGGGCGCAGAGTCTGGAAAGGGGACGACGTTACCGCGCGACTCCCGAACCAACTGGGCCGTCTGGGCATTGGGTATGTCCCCGAAGACAGGCGCATTTTTGACAATCTGACAGTGCATGAAAACCTGCGCATCGCAACCGTCATGGGACGCACTGGCGCATGGACCGAAACCCGGATTTTTGAAATGTTTCCGGTGCTGCTTGATCGCGCGTCACAGGCGGGAAACACGCTTTCGGGCGGCGAACAGCAAATGCTGGCGATTTCGCGCGCGCTTTTGACTAATCCGGAACTGTTGCTGCTGGACGAACCGACTGAAGGCCTTGCCCCGCTGATCGTTGATGAATTGGTCGATTCGATGCGGCGGATCAACGAAGAAGGTATGACGCTTTTGCTGGTTGAACAGAACCTGCGCGTGCCGATGAAATTGGCCCATCGACAGTACGTTGTCGACAACGGGACCGTCCAGTGGAGCGGCACGACAGCAGATTTGCTGGCCAACCGCGAAGAGATCGAAAAGCTCATCAGTGTATGA
- a CDS encoding ABC transporter ATP-binding protein, producing MTAGSLSCNDIQVSFSGLKAVNGVTFDFQPGQLYGIIGPNGAGKTTLMNALSGHAKLSGGQVMLDGRDVTGLSVHKRTRIGLGRSFQITKIFAGMSVLENLQLAAFAHLYRLQPFWLPAGRFPAVRERAESVLEEIGLTVMAHRPAETLSHGDQRALEVGLALLSNPSVLLLDEPLAGVGHDQIGPAMELIKRIVKGRTVLLIEHNMDVVMRVSSALVVMVQGQILASGSPEEIRANAEVRAAYLGEEE from the coding sequence ATGACTGCCGGATCATTGAGTTGCAACGATATTCAGGTCTCCTTCAGCGGGTTGAAAGCTGTCAACGGTGTGACGTTCGACTTCCAGCCGGGTCAGCTTTACGGGATTATCGGACCTAACGGTGCGGGCAAGACCACGTTGATGAATGCGCTTTCGGGTCATGCCAAGCTAAGCGGTGGTCAAGTGATGCTGGACGGGCGCGATGTAACGGGCCTGTCGGTGCATAAACGGACCCGCATCGGTCTGGGCCGCAGTTTCCAGATCACCAAGATCTTCGCCGGCATGTCGGTGCTTGAGAACCTTCAACTTGCTGCTTTTGCGCATCTGTACAGGTTGCAGCCCTTCTGGCTTCCGGCGGGCCGCTTTCCTGCAGTCAGGGAACGGGCCGAAAGCGTTCTCGAAGAGATCGGCCTGACGGTGATGGCGCACCGCCCCGCCGAAACCTTGTCTCACGGCGATCAACGCGCATTGGAAGTCGGGCTGGCATTGCTGAGCAACCCATCGGTCCTGTTGCTCGATGAACCATTGGCCGGTGTTGGACATGACCAGATCGGGCCTGCGATGGAGCTGATAAAACGGATCGTCAAGGGCCGCACCGTGCTGCTGATCGAACACAACATGGACGTTGTAATGCGGGTCTCCAGTGCTTTGGTCGTGATGGTTCAAGGGCAAATTCTGGCGTCTGGCAGCCCTGAAGAAATCCGCGCAAACGCCGAGGTGCGAGCGGCTTATCTGGGAGAAGAGGAATGA
- a CDS encoding branched-chain amino acid ABC transporter permease, which translates to MTRRIIGQALMGIIIAVMIIVPFFVQDEQWVNLVSLILIWALFAIGFDLVFGVTGMLSFGHAALFGAGGYALTILTLSYGVGFIPGLFAAAIVGAVLAYLMGLFALRVSGLFFALLTLALAQMMYILASNKLRAITGGLDGIPGVPRPDLFGINFYDNHNYYGFIVAVFLIGLALMALLRGSPFGRALRAVQANDVRAAQLGYNVHSLRQSAFIVSGAYAGVAGALLASLIFYISPQMLHWSTSGDVLIMTVLGGKGTLLGPILGVALFELLKEELSQITQYWYGILGLVFIFATIFLRNGIAGMFQGDQDEGDMQ; encoded by the coding sequence ATGACACGCAGGATTATCGGTCAGGCCCTGATGGGCATTATTATCGCAGTTATGATTATCGTTCCGTTTTTTGTGCAGGATGAGCAATGGGTGAACCTTGTCAGCCTGATCCTGATCTGGGCCTTGTTCGCAATCGGCTTTGATCTGGTCTTCGGGGTGACAGGTATGCTGTCATTCGGCCATGCGGCGTTGTTCGGGGCAGGGGGTTATGCGCTCACAATCCTCACCCTCAGCTATGGCGTCGGTTTTATACCGGGCCTTTTTGCAGCGGCGATTGTCGGAGCGGTGCTGGCTTACCTGATGGGGCTTTTTGCGCTTCGGGTTTCGGGGCTTTTTTTTGCACTGCTGACACTGGCCCTGGCGCAGATGATGTACATCCTTGCGTCCAACAAGCTGCGCGCAATCACCGGCGGATTGGACGGTATTCCAGGCGTGCCGCGGCCTGACTTGTTCGGGATCAATTTCTACGACAACCACAACTATTATGGGTTTATCGTGGCGGTTTTCCTGATCGGACTGGCGCTGATGGCATTGCTGCGTGGGTCGCCATTCGGGCGGGCATTGCGCGCGGTACAGGCGAACGACGTGCGCGCCGCGCAACTCGGATACAACGTCCATAGCTTGCGCCAATCGGCGTTTATCGTTTCGGGTGCGTATGCAGGTGTTGCAGGAGCCCTGCTGGCATCGTTGATCTTCTACATCTCTCCGCAAATGCTGCATTGGTCCACATCGGGCGACGTTTTGATCATGACCGTGCTGGGCGGCAAAGGCACATTGCTAGGTCCGATTCTTGGCGTGGCCTTGTTTGAATTACTGAAAGAAGAACTGAGCCAAATCACCCAATATTGGTACGGCATCCTTGGTCTGGTGTTCATTTTTGCCACCATCTTCCTACGCAACGGTATTGCCGGAATGTTCCAAGGTGATCAGGACGAAGGAGACATGCAATGA